CATGGTTTCGCCGGATCGTGCGGCATTCGGCGATGAATCTTATTCGCGGCGAACGGAATCGGATCCCGCTTCTCGCAGATCCCAATGAGCCGCCATACCCGGATACAATTTCAACGGAGTCTGCTTCAGTTGATCCCTTATTTGCTCTGATCAGCAAGGAGACGGAACAAGAATCAATGAATAGTATTGATGCCGTTACGAATAAAAAAGCTCAATCCGTCATGAAGACGTTAATTGCGGAGGATTCGTCCCCCAAAGAAATTGCCGAACGGCTGCAAATTGCCAAAAGTAATGTCTACAACATCATCTCCCGCTCCCGGAACAAGGCGAACGAGGAACGCTTCCGTTTGGAGATGAACCGATATTTGACGGGACGAAAACAATCAGCTTTACCGGGAATGAAGCTGCTCGAAACCCCGGGCTTATCCAGGCCCTATTCCATATTCTCCGTAGCGCTTCTCGAGGTGCTGCGTTATGCCGGAGAACGGCATTGGACGCTGACCGACATCATGGGAATTTCCGGAGATGCGTTTCGCCTTAACGTCACGGACCGGTGCCACTGGCGGGGAATTTCAACGTTCGATTGGAGCTATGCCGTCTATCAATGCATGGAGCGATTAGGATGGAGGGTCGATTGCTTCGGAAGACCAGGCCGTAATCAGCTCTCGCCCGAACAGCAAACAAAGGTGCTGTGTCTGATCCACCAATCGATCGATAAAGGACTTCCGGTAATCGCATGGAACATCATAATCAACGAGTTTTCTCTTATTTACGGTTACGATGATGAAGACCGCTTCATTGTATGCCGTAGTTTTCGCGAGAAAGAAGTACGCTGCTCTTACGAGCAGCTGGGAAGAAATTGCGAGGAGCCAGGGCTGTTTGTTGCCGCGTTAGATCGAAGAATGGCCGGACCGGCTTCCGATCGAGCCACTCTTCAGGCTTTAACGGAGCATGTGAAAGGAAACGATCCGAAAATTCCAGGCTTCGCGTTTGGAATAAACGGGTATCGATCATGGCTCGAATCGATTCAAAACGGCAGTCTGGATCTGCTCGGACACGCCTATCAAGTCGCTATTTTATGCGAATCACGCCAGTATGCCCGGTGCTTTCTGGAGAGCTTGGGAAAACGGGCCAAGCCGGAGCGGATGAGGGATGCCATCATGCATGCTGCTCACTGCTATGGGCGTGTGAATGATTCTCTTCGCTTACTGTATCCTTCTTTTCCATTCGGTTATAGCGGTGCTTCCGGCATAAACCACAGCCTGGCAGATGGGCTGCAGAAGGCGATGGAAGCGGAAATCGAGGCTGTATCTTATTTGGAGTATTCCTTGACCGACGATTAGTGAAAAATATTTTCACAGAAATGGATAGAAAATTAAACCTCCTTGTGTCTGATAGTTATTCAAATTTTCACAAAAAACTTTTGGAGGTTTTCTATTATGTCTCATCCGATTTTGCCTTTTATGCCGACTGTTTTTATTCCTGTGAGGGAGTTGAAAAAATCGATCGAGTGGTACTGCGGGCTTCTCGAAATGCCTGTTCAGCCGGCGCAGGATGGCGGGGGTATCTATTACTTCAAGCTCGACGGCACGGATATCATTCTGGACAGCAACATGTGGGGCTTCCCCCCGATGATTATGTACGATACCCGGGACATTGACGCTGCCTATGCGTTTTGCCGCGAACAGGAATATGCGCATATGGGCGAGTTCTTCCGATATCCGAATGTAGCTCATTTCAGTGTGGGAGGGAGCATGATTTGTCAGGTATCGGAAGGTCGTGCCGCATCCGACAACCCCAGACCGGCACATCCGCTGCTGCAGCGAATTGCCCGTGTCCTCGTTCACACCGATGATATTAAGGATATGGAACAATGGTACGAGAAATTTCTGAACAAGACGGTTGAATCCGATCCCTGGGTTGAAGGCTTGACGGGGATTCGGATGTCTTATGGCGCCCATCTGCTAATCGACGATAACCGTCTCTCCCGCACCGAGAAAATTCGCTACGAGAAGCTTCAGTTGGATTTACGGGCAAATCCCGTCGCAATCATCGAAACGCCGGACATCGAAGCCGCCAGGTCCCATGTAATCGCAAAGGGAGCCTCAAACGTAAGCGGAATTGAAACGCGGTCAGGGCTGACACAATTCACGTTCTATGATCCCGACCGCAACGGCCTGATGGTTTGTGAGTCCAAATAAAAGGCTTGTTGTTTAATCGTTATTGATGTATGAATAATTGTTTTTCTCATAATATCGCGCTGCACGGTTAATGACTTGTCAAAGAAAGCATCATCCTTGCTTAGCTCCAGCAGCGCCGTCTTGGTTGCCTCGGCGGCCAGTTCCTCGTCTTGCAAAATATAATAAGAAGCCTGATAGCCGTATGTTTCAAGCCTCTTCAATGCTTCGACTTTTCTTATCAAACCGACCGTTTGACGCATTTCACTTACCTCGCATATGTGTCGTTCGGTTCAGGAAGCCGGATCAATTGTCCGGCTTCTGCCCCTTTTATCATACTGATTTCAGTTCTTGATATTCATATTTAGCAATTGCAAGTTCTTCATTTGTTCATTAGCCTCGGAATCCGGACCTTCAAAGGTCACCTGACCTTTATATAATAGCTTTCCATCGGTCGCATCCAGCACGGCAGCCATCGGGATTTTATTCTTGTGAAGCAGGACGTATACTCTGTTATTTTTGATTAATGCATTTCCGAGCTGGTCTGCACCGAGCAGCTTCGCCGTGATCGGTGGCAATACCTTTTCTTCCTGCTCGATATCCAGATTATAACGCGATACCGAAACTTTTTTATTTTCAAATGCTAACAGATCGATCATATTGCCGTTTAAGCTGTAACTCTGGTAAGTTTTAGGGCCAAGATTTCTTTGAGTCAAGGAAGCCGGTAAAGCTGTAAGGTGACCCGTTTTATATGAATACGAATAGAGATGCCTCGCTATCGTTACTCCAGTGTACGAATTGTGATCTTTTTCAGTAATTTTCTCTTCATCGACTGTCAACAGCACATACTCGGCAGGTGCAGAAGGAAGAGCGTTCGTAACGGCGCGGATGTTAACTTGAACGCCCTTCTTGCCGCTGATATCATACGACAGCTTCTCATTTCGAATCAGGTTTCCGTTGTTTAAGTCCACTACATAATCGCGATATTCAGAAGACGATTCCGTGAACTTCCCTGCCGTCTGATTCGGTTTCTGTTCGTAGCTAAGAATATGAATCTGATTGCCGACTCGCTGCACATCCGATATTTCCTGGATATAGACCGTATTAGCAGCCGTTTCATAGCGCTTGGTTTTACCCGATGACAGATTTAATAAGTCAATAATCAATATTCCTTTCCGTTTTGTAGAATTAACAATTTTCACGGAAGAATGCGCATAAATAAGCCATTCCTCATCCTTGTAAAAGCCTCCCTGAAGGCCTTTTCCCCTCATGAAATTGCGGTGATTCTTTATCAGATCCCGGATGTCGGAACTTCTGTAAAAGTATGAACGGGCATTCAAAAGGGCGCCTAAAAAATTTTGCCGTAAAATAGAGTGATCGCCGTAATAGCGGGAATAGCGGGCTCCGTCAGTGGTAACAGTTAAGGATTGGGAACGCATCCTTCCGCTATAATTACCGGAAAGCTCTAATGCCGCGCCCTCTTCGGTATTACCCTGTATCGTAGAAAGCTTATATCTCGGCAGGTTGTCAACAGCGCCGTATACATAATAGGTACCGATTCCTGCCGCTATAAACAGCCCTAATAGAATCGTTAATGTGTAACGCTTCATGGTCATTCTCCTTACACCGTAATCTTTTTGGCAAGAAGCCGGAATCCGAGCCACACCGACATAACAAGCACGAGAGCGCACATCACCAGCTCGATTGCGACTATCTCTGCGGGATACAAGTAAGCAGCCGCATTTTCAAGTCCCAGAGTTGCCACCGGGAACAAGACGGCAATGAAGCATACAGACAGATACAGGATGGCATAAACAATACCTAATCGCCGGTAGCTCCTTTCCAGCAATATAGCGGTGAAGATTGCCAGTATTGCGATAGTGCCTATTCCATAAGAGAACAGAAATTGATCAAAATTACGGGGTAATAGTAAGCTCAATCCCTGATTCGCGGAAATAACGTCTGTAAAAAACGATGCGACTCTCATTTCGGAAGGTACGATAAGGTTGAAAATCATATTTTCAACAGGGAGCAGCGTCAGTTGAAATGAAACCATTCCGAAAACAAACATGAGAATTGCCGTCGCTTTGGCCATGTAAATATGACGTCTGGCCGTCGGCAGCATGAGCAGCCTGTATATAAACGTATCGCGTCCTACCCAATCGCGGTACCAGATGAGGAAGACGTACAATATCAGCACTGCAATGCTGAGCAGAACCGGAACAATAAACAACTCCTGTGTATTGAAGATCGCCCAGGCAAACGAGAGCTTTCCGCTTGGAAAAAAGGGAGTCGGCATTATTAGCATCCCGTTGTCCAATGGCTCGTTTTTTATTCTGGACAATTCATCCATAATCGTCCATATGAGTGCTCCAATCTGGCATATCAACGTTATGGCCATCATCCCAGCCAGCATATAGCGGAACCGGTGAACCTCCATATGCACCAGCTTCAAATATCGGTTCACGCCCGGTACACCTCCCTCATTACGTCAACAACAGACTTGCCTTCTTCGTTGCGGATTTGTTCGCAGTCAAACTCTCTGCTGACTACCCCATCCTGCATCAGTACCGCTTTATCGATAAG
This is a stretch of genomic DNA from Paenibacillus sp. sptzw28. It encodes these proteins:
- a CDS encoding RNA polymerase sigma factor — its product is MSRTELELIKSAKDGDPASLTELINVYRAQGLRWAEAIVRDPYLAEDAFQEACLRVHRKLDGLNDASLFHAWFRRIVRHSAMNLIRGERNRIPLLADPNEPPYPDTISTESASVDPLFALISKETEQESMNSIDAVTNKKAQSVMKTLIAEDSSPKEIAERLQIAKSNVYNIISRSRNKANEERFRLEMNRYLTGRKQSALPGMKLLETPGLSRPYSIFSVALLEVLRYAGERHWTLTDIMGISGDAFRLNVTDRCHWRGISTFDWSYAVYQCMERLGWRVDCFGRPGRNQLSPEQQTKVLCLIHQSIDKGLPVIAWNIIINEFSLIYGYDDEDRFIVCRSFREKEVRCSYEQLGRNCEEPGLFVAALDRRMAGPASDRATLQALTEHVKGNDPKIPGFAFGINGYRSWLESIQNGSLDLLGHAYQVAILCESRQYARCFLESLGKRAKPERMRDAIMHAAHCYGRVNDSLRLLYPSFPFGYSGASGINHSLADGLQKAMEAEIEAVSYLEYSLTDD
- a CDS encoding VOC family protein — protein: MSHPILPFMPTVFIPVRELKKSIEWYCGLLEMPVQPAQDGGGIYYFKLDGTDIILDSNMWGFPPMIMYDTRDIDAAYAFCREQEYAHMGEFFRYPNVAHFSVGGSMICQVSEGRAASDNPRPAHPLLQRIARVLVHTDDIKDMEQWYEKFLNKTVESDPWVEGLTGIRMSYGAHLLIDDNRLSRTEKIRYEKLQLDLRANPVAIIETPDIEAARSHVIAKGASNVSGIETRSGLTQFTFYDPDRNGLMVCESK